The following proteins are encoded in a genomic region of Streptomyces collinus Tu 365:
- a CDS encoding IclR family transcriptional regulator, which yields MARNIQSLERAAAMLRLLAGGERRLGLSDIASSLGLAKGTAHGILRTLQQEGFVEQDDASGRYQLGAELLRLGTTYLDVHELRARALVWTDDLARSSGESVYLGVLHQQGVLIVHHVFRPDDSRQVLEIGAMQPLHSTALGKVLSAYDPVAHSEALEADRKPFTDRTVCGPEEFEHLLDLTRARGYAADVEETWEGVASVAAPIHDRRRMPVGSVGITGAVERLCRDGELRPELIAAVRDCARAVSRDLGGGRF from the coding sequence ATGGCACGGAACATCCAGTCGCTCGAACGGGCGGCCGCGATGCTGCGACTGCTCGCGGGCGGCGAGCGACGGCTCGGCCTCTCGGACATCGCCTCGTCGCTCGGACTCGCCAAGGGCACCGCCCACGGCATCCTGCGCACCCTCCAGCAGGAGGGGTTCGTCGAGCAGGACGACGCCTCCGGCCGCTACCAGCTGGGCGCCGAGCTGCTGCGCCTGGGCACGACCTACCTGGACGTGCACGAGCTGCGGGCGCGGGCGCTGGTGTGGACCGACGACCTGGCCCGGTCCAGCGGGGAGAGCGTGTACCTGGGCGTCCTGCACCAGCAGGGCGTGCTGATCGTGCACCACGTCTTCCGGCCGGACGACAGCCGGCAGGTGCTGGAGATCGGGGCCATGCAGCCGCTGCACTCCACGGCGCTGGGCAAGGTGCTCTCGGCGTACGACCCGGTGGCCCACAGCGAGGCCCTGGAGGCCGACCGCAAGCCGTTCACGGACCGCACCGTGTGCGGGCCCGAGGAGTTCGAGCACCTGCTGGACCTCACGCGCGCGCGTGGCTACGCGGCGGACGTCGAGGAGACCTGGGAGGGCGTGGCCTCGGTGGCCGCCCCCATCCACGACCGGCGCCGGATGCCCGTGGGCTCGGTGGGGATCACCGGGGCCGTGGAGCGGCTGTGCCGGGACGGCGAGCTGCGCCCGGAGCTGATCGCGGCGGTGCGGGACTGCGCCCGCGCGGTCTCGCGCGACCTCGGCGGCGGGCGGTTCTGA
- a CDS encoding MIP/aquaporin family protein, whose protein sequence is MSSSDIFIGETIGTAILILLGGGVCAAVTLKASKARNAGWLAITFGWGFAVLTAVYTSAPLSGAHLNPAVTLALAIKDKDFSNLPTYWGGQLLGAMIGATLVWLAYYGQFRAHLTDKEIVGGPGAQATTAKAVEAQEQGAGPVLGVFSTGPEIRNVVQNLATEIIGTVVLVLAVLTQGLNDKGNGLGTLGALVTALVVVSIGLSLGGPTGYAINPARDLGPRIVHALLPLPNKGGSDWSYAWIPVVGPLIGGAIAAGIYNVAFV, encoded by the coding sequence GTGTCCAGCTCCGACATCTTCATCGGCGAGACCATCGGTACCGCCATACTCATCCTGCTCGGTGGCGGCGTGTGTGCCGCTGTGACGCTGAAGGCCTCCAAGGCCCGTAACGCCGGCTGGCTCGCCATCACCTTCGGGTGGGGTTTCGCCGTTCTGACGGCCGTTTACACCTCGGCACCCCTGTCCGGTGCCCATCTGAACCCGGCCGTGACGCTCGCGCTCGCGATCAAGGACAAGGACTTCAGCAACCTGCCCACGTACTGGGGCGGCCAGCTGCTTGGCGCCATGATCGGCGCGACCCTGGTCTGGCTCGCCTACTACGGCCAGTTCCGTGCCCACCTCACCGACAAGGAGATCGTCGGCGGTCCGGGCGCCCAGGCCACCACGGCCAAGGCCGTCGAGGCCCAGGAGCAGGGTGCCGGCCCGGTCCTCGGCGTCTTCTCCACCGGTCCGGAGATCCGGAACGTGGTGCAGAACCTCGCCACGGAGATCATCGGCACCGTGGTGCTGGTGCTCGCCGTCCTCACGCAGGGCCTGAACGACAAGGGCAACGGCCTGGGCACCCTCGGCGCCCTGGTCACCGCTCTCGTGGTCGTCTCCATCGGCCTCTCCCTCGGCGGCCCGACGGGCTACGCGATCAACCCGGCCCGCGACCTCGGTCCCCGTATCGTCCACGCCCTGCTGCCCCTGCCCAACAAGGGCGGTTCCGACTGGAGCTACGCCTGGATCCCGGTGGTCGGCCCGCTGATCGGCGGCGCGATCGCTGCAGGCATCTACAACGTCGCGTTCGTCTGA
- the glpK gene encoding glycerol kinase GlpK, producing the protein MTDAHTAGPFIAAIDQGTTSSRCIVFDRDGRIVSVDQKEHEQIFPKPGWVEHNANEIWTNVQEVVAGAIEKAGITRDDIKAIGITNQRETTVLWDKNTGEPVHNAIVWQDTRTDALCRELGRNVGQDRFRRETGLPLASYFAGPKARWLLDHVDGLQERAEAGDILFGTMDSWVIWNLTGGVNGGRHVTDVTNASRTMLMNLHTMQWDPKIAESIGVPLAMLPEIRSSAEVYGEITGGKLGDLLGGIPVASALGDQQAALFGQTCFSEGETKSTYGTGTFMVMNTGDKIINSYAGLLTTVGYKIGDQPTVYALEGSIAVTGSLVQWMRDQMGLISTAAEIETLALSVEDNGGAYFVPAFSGLFAPHWRSDARGVIAGLTRYVTKAHLARAVLEATAWQTREIADAMVKDSGDELVALKVDGGMTSNNLLMQTLADVLDAPVVRPMVAETTCLGAAYAAGLAVGFWSSTDELRANWRRAAEWTPQMDADTRDREYKNWLKAVDRTMGWIEDED; encoded by the coding sequence GTGACCGACGCCCACACCGCAGGCCCGTTCATCGCGGCCATCGACCAGGGCACGACTTCCTCGCGCTGCATCGTCTTCGACCGGGACGGCCGCATCGTCTCCGTCGACCAGAAGGAGCACGAGCAGATCTTCCCGAAGCCGGGCTGGGTCGAGCACAACGCCAACGAGATCTGGACGAACGTCCAGGAAGTCGTCGCCGGGGCCATCGAGAAGGCCGGCATCACCCGTGACGACATCAAGGCCATCGGCATCACCAACCAGCGCGAGACCACCGTGCTGTGGGACAAGAACACCGGTGAGCCCGTCCACAACGCCATCGTCTGGCAGGACACCCGCACCGACGCCCTCTGCCGCGAGCTGGGGCGCAACGTCGGCCAGGACCGCTTCCGCCGCGAGACGGGCCTGCCGCTGGCCTCGTACTTCGCCGGGCCCAAGGCCCGCTGGCTGCTCGACCACGTCGACGGCCTCCAGGAGCGCGCCGAGGCGGGCGACATCCTCTTCGGCACGATGGACAGCTGGGTCATCTGGAACCTGACCGGCGGCGTCAACGGCGGCAGGCACGTCACCGACGTCACCAACGCGTCCCGCACCATGCTGATGAACCTGCACACCATGCAGTGGGACCCGAAGATCGCCGAGTCCATCGGCGTCCCGCTGGCGATGCTGCCGGAGATCCGCTCCTCCGCCGAGGTCTACGGCGAGATCACCGGCGGCAAGCTGGGCGACCTGCTCGGCGGCATCCCGGTCGCGTCGGCGCTCGGCGACCAGCAGGCGGCCCTGTTCGGCCAGACCTGCTTCTCCGAGGGCGAGACCAAGTCCACCTACGGCACCGGCACCTTCATGGTGATGAACACCGGTGACAAGATCATCAACTCCTACGCGGGCCTGCTGACCACGGTCGGCTACAAGATCGGCGACCAGCCGACGGTGTACGCGCTGGAGGGCTCGATCGCCGTCACCGGCTCCCTGGTGCAGTGGATGCGCGACCAGATGGGCCTGATCTCCACCGCCGCCGAGATCGAGACGCTCGCGCTCTCGGTGGAGGACAACGGCGGCGCCTACTTCGTACCGGCCTTCTCCGGCCTGTTCGCCCCGCACTGGCGCTCCGACGCCCGCGGTGTGATCGCCGGCCTGACCCGGTACGTCACCAAGGCGCACCTGGCCCGCGCGGTTCTGGAGGCCACCGCCTGGCAGACCCGCGAGATCGCCGACGCGATGGTCAAGGACTCCGGCGACGAGCTGGTGGCCCTCAAGGTCGACGGCGGCATGACCTCCAACAACCTGCTGATGCAGACCCTGGCCGACGTCCTGGACGCACCGGTGGTGCGCCCGATGGTCGCCGAGACCACCTGCCTCGGCGCCGCCTACGCCGCCGGTCTCGCCGTCGGCTTCTGGTCCAGCACCGACGAACTGCGCGCCAACTGGCGCCGGGCCGCCGAGTGGACCCCCCAGATGGACGCGGACACCCGCGACCGTGAGTACAAGAACTGGCTCAAGGCCGTCGACCGGACCATGGGCTGGATCGAGGACGAGGACTGA
- a CDS encoding glycerol-3-phosphate dehydrogenase/oxidase: protein MTSQPTLQSVPALGTHPASGSNPSRAETREQLAKASYDLLVIGGGILGISTAWHAAQSGLRVALVDAGDFAGATSSASSKLLHGGLRYLQTGAVKLVAENHFERRAVSRQVAPHLANPLTFYLPVYKGGPHGAAKLGAGVFAYSALSAFGDGVGHLLSPAKAAQDVPELRTENLKAVAVYGDDQMNDARMALMTVRAAVEAGAVVLNHAEVTGLRFTKGRVTGADLKDRTSGDEFGVNARLVLNATGPWVDHLRRMEDPAAAPSIRLSKGAHLVLKRTAPWKAALATPIDKYRITFALPWEDMLLLGTTDEEYEGDPADVSVTEKDIAQILDEAAFSVRDQQLQRDLMTYAFAGLRVLPGGPGDTAKAKRETVVTEGRGGMLSVAGGKWTTFRHIGRTVMQKLEELPGHPLGDDFEPISSLPKKLPLPGVANPRAVAHRLLVDHPAPGPRMSADTAKHLATHYGSLAFDIARLANEHPELAERVHPDAPEIWAQVVWARDHEWAETTDDVLRRRTTLTIRGLATDEVRAKVQDLLDKK from the coding sequence ATGACCAGTCAGCCCACCCTGCAGTCCGTGCCTGCCCTGGGGACGCACCCCGCCTCCGGCTCCAACCCGAGCCGGGCCGAGACCAGGGAGCAGCTCGCCAAGGCGTCGTACGACCTTCTTGTGATCGGCGGCGGCATCCTGGGCATCTCCACCGCCTGGCACGCCGCGCAGTCCGGACTCAGGGTGGCGCTGGTCGACGCCGGCGACTTCGCCGGTGCCACCTCCTCCGCCTCCTCCAAGCTGCTCCACGGCGGTCTGCGCTACCTGCAGACCGGCGCCGTGAAGCTGGTGGCGGAGAACCACTTCGAGCGCCGTGCGGTCTCCCGCCAGGTGGCCCCCCACCTGGCGAACCCGCTCACCTTCTACCTCCCCGTGTACAAGGGGGGCCCGCACGGCGCGGCGAAGCTCGGGGCGGGCGTCTTCGCCTACTCCGCGCTCTCCGCGTTCGGTGACGGCGTCGGCCACCTGCTCTCGCCCGCCAAGGCGGCGCAGGACGTGCCGGAGCTGCGCACCGAGAACCTCAAGGCCGTGGCCGTCTACGGCGACGACCAGATGAACGACGCGCGCATGGCGCTGATGACGGTCCGCGCGGCCGTCGAGGCGGGCGCGGTCGTCCTCAACCACGCCGAGGTCACCGGCCTGCGCTTCACCAAGGGCCGGGTCACCGGCGCCGACCTGAAGGACCGGACCTCCGGCGACGAGTTCGGCGTCAACGCCCGTCTGGTGCTGAACGCGACCGGCCCCTGGGTCGACCACCTGCGCCGGATGGAGGACCCGGCGGCGGCGCCGTCCATCCGTCTGTCCAAGGGCGCGCACCTGGTGCTCAAGCGCACCGCGCCCTGGAAGGCCGCGCTGGCGACCCCCATCGACAAGTACCGCATCACCTTCGCCCTCCCCTGGGAGGACATGCTGCTGCTCGGCACGACCGACGAGGAGTACGAGGGCGACCCGGCCGACGTGTCGGTCACCGAGAAGGACATAGCCCAGATCCTGGACGAGGCCGCGTTCTCCGTCCGGGACCAGCAGCTCCAGCGCGACCTGATGACCTACGCCTTCGCCGGTCTGCGGGTGCTGCCGGGCGGCCCCGGCGACACCGCCAAGGCCAAGCGCGAGACCGTGGTGACCGAGGGCAGGGGCGGCATGCTGTCCGTCGCGGGCGGCAAGTGGACGACGTTCCGGCACATCGGCCGCACGGTGATGCAGAAGCTGGAGGAGCTGCCGGGCCACCCGCTCGGTGACGACTTCGAGCCGATCTCCTCGCTGCCGAAGAAGCTCCCGCTGCCCGGCGTGGCCAACCCGCGCGCGGTCGCCCACCGCCTGCTGGTGGACCACCCGGCGCCCGGCCCGCGCATGTCGGCCGACACCGCCAAGCACCTCGCCACCCACTACGGCTCGCTGGCCTTCGACATCGCCCGGCTGGCGAACGAGCACCCGGAGCTGGCCGAGCGCGTCCACCCGGACGCCCCGGAGATCTGGGCGCAGGTCGTGTGGGCCCGTGACCACGAGTGGGCCGAGACGACCGACGACGTGCTGCGCCGCCGTACCACGCTGACCATCCGCGGCCTCGCCACGGACGAGGTCCGCGCCAAGGTCCAGGACCTGCTCGACAAGAAGTAG
- a CDS encoding phospholipase has protein sequence MHRKLATGFAASAMAVLTVTATATAATAAPADKPQVLANFTQTTASSYNAWAAARADQGAWAAYAFDWSTDYCSDSPDNPLGFPFKMSCARHDFGYRNYKAAGTFSANKSRLDSALYEDLKRVCNGYSGATKTACNSTAWTYYQAVKAFG, from the coding sequence ATGCACCGCAAGCTCGCCACCGGATTCGCCGCCTCGGCCATGGCCGTCCTGACCGTCACCGCCACCGCCACCGCGGCCACCGCGGCCCCGGCCGACAAGCCCCAGGTGCTCGCGAACTTCACCCAGACCACCGCGTCCAGCTACAACGCCTGGGCCGCCGCCCGCGCCGACCAGGGGGCGTGGGCCGCCTACGCCTTCGACTGGTCCACCGACTACTGCTCCGACTCCCCCGACAACCCGCTCGGCTTCCCCTTCAAGATGTCCTGTGCCCGCCACGACTTCGGCTACCGCAACTACAAGGCGGCCGGCACCTTCAGCGCCAACAAGTCGCGCCTGGACAGCGCCCTGTACGAGGACCTCAAGCGTGTCTGCAACGGCTACAGCGGCGCCACGAAGACCGCCTGCAACAGCACCGCGTGGACCTACTACCAGGCGGTGAAGGCCTTCGGCTGA
- a CDS encoding PAC2 family protein translates to MIELEGVPELIDPVMVAAFEGWNDAGDAASAAVAHLEREFKGEVFAALDAEDYYDFQVNRPTVFMDGGVRKITWPTTRLSVVRVGGDKPRDLVLVRGIEPSMRWRSFCNELLGFAHELGVELVVVLGALLGDTPHTRPVPVSGVTSDADLARRMDLEETKYEGPTGIVGVLQEACTHAGVPAVSLWAAVPHYVSQPPNPKATLALLNRLEDLLDLRVPLGELPEDARAWQVGVDQLAAEDSEVAEYVQTLEEARDTAELPEASGEAIAREFERYLRRRDVSPPGGHATADGGDGSYLRDTPGAGRARPPKPTRPGTSGAAEGAQEGAPEGTGEDTPGGAQDGPGEDAPGGAPDGTAEGSAEGRDEHTPDTPDTPDAPERPETPDTPED, encoded by the coding sequence GTGATCGAGCTGGAGGGGGTTCCCGAGCTGATCGACCCAGTCATGGTGGCCGCGTTCGAGGGCTGGAACGATGCCGGCGACGCCGCCTCCGCGGCGGTCGCGCATCTGGAACGCGAGTTCAAGGGCGAGGTGTTCGCGGCGCTGGACGCCGAGGACTACTACGACTTCCAGGTGAACCGCCCCACGGTGTTCATGGACGGCGGCGTGCGCAAGATCACGTGGCCGACGACGCGGCTGTCGGTCGTCCGGGTCGGCGGCGACAAGCCGCGCGACCTGGTGCTGGTCCGCGGCATCGAACCGTCCATGCGCTGGCGCTCGTTCTGCAACGAACTGCTCGGCTTCGCGCACGAGCTGGGCGTGGAGCTGGTGGTCGTCCTGGGCGCCCTGCTAGGCGACACCCCGCACACGCGTCCCGTCCCGGTCAGCGGGGTCACCTCGGACGCCGATCTGGCCCGCCGCATGGACCTGGAGGAGACCAAGTACGAGGGCCCGACGGGCATCGTCGGCGTCCTCCAGGAGGCCTGCACGCACGCCGGCGTCCCCGCGGTGTCGCTGTGGGCGGCCGTCCCGCACTACGTCTCCCAGCCACCCAACCCCAAGGCCACCCTGGCGCTGCTGAACCGCCTGGAGGACCTGCTGGACCTGCGCGTCCCGCTGGGCGAGCTGCCCGAGGACGCGCGCGCCTGGCAGGTGGGCGTGGACCAGCTCGCCGCCGAGGACAGCGAGGTCGCCGAGTACGTCCAGACGCTGGAGGAGGCCCGGGACACCGCCGAGCTGCCGGAGGCGTCCGGCGAGGCGATCGCCCGCGAGTTCGAGCGGTACCTGCGGCGCCGGGACGTCAGCCCGCCGGGCGGCCACGCCACGGCGGACGGCGGGGACGGCTCGTACCTGCGGGACACCCCGGGCGCCGGCCGCGCCCGGCCGCCGAAGCCGACCAGGCCGGGGACCTCCGGGGCCGCGGAAGGCGCCCAGGAAGGCGCTCCGGAGGGGACCGGCGAGGACACCCCGGGCGGCGCTCAGGACGGACCGGGCGAGGACGCGCCCGGCGGCGCCCCGGACGGCACGGCGGAGGGCTCCGCGGAGGGCCGCGACGAGCACACACCCGACACGCCGGACACACCTGACGCCCCGGAACGGCCCGAGACCCCGGACACCCCGGAGGACTGA
- the mshC gene encoding cysteine--1-D-myo-inosityl 2-amino-2-deoxy-alpha-D-glucopyranoside ligase has product MHAWPASEVPALPGQGRDLRIHDTATGGLVTLDPGPVARIYVCGITPYDATHMGHAATYNAFDLVQRVWLDTKRQVHYVQNVTDVDDPLLERAERDGVDWVALAEKETTLFREDMTALRMLPPRHYIGAVEAIPGIVPLVERLRDLGAAYELEGDIYFSVESDPHFGQVSNLDAAAMRLLSAERGGDPDRPGKKNPLDPMLWMSAREGEPSWDGGSLGRGRPGWHIECVAIALDHLGMGFDVQGGGSDLAFPHHEMGASHAQVLTGEFPMAKAYVHAGMVALDGEKMSKSKGNLVFVSRLRHDGVDPAAIRLTLLAHHYRADWEWTDQVLRDAVDRLGRWRAAVSRPDGPSADALVEEIREALAHDLDAPAALAAVDRWAARQEAEGGTDPGAPGVVTRAVDALLGVAL; this is encoded by the coding sequence ATGCATGCCTGGCCCGCTTCCGAGGTCCCCGCCCTGCCTGGTCAGGGCCGCGACCTGAGGATCCACGACACCGCGACCGGCGGCCTCGTCACCCTCGACCCCGGTCCCGTCGCCCGTATCTACGTCTGCGGCATCACGCCGTACGACGCGACCCACATGGGTCACGCGGCGACCTACAACGCGTTCGACCTCGTTCAGCGCGTGTGGCTCGACACCAAGCGGCAGGTCCACTACGTCCAGAACGTCACCGACGTCGACGATCCGCTGCTGGAGCGCGCGGAGCGGGACGGCGTCGACTGGGTCGCCCTCGCCGAGAAGGAGACCACCCTCTTCCGCGAGGACATGACCGCCCTGCGGATGCTGCCGCCCCGGCACTACATAGGCGCCGTCGAGGCGATACCCGGCATCGTCCCGCTCGTGGAGCGGCTGCGCGACCTCGGCGCGGCCTACGAGCTGGAAGGCGACATCTACTTCTCCGTCGAGTCCGACCCGCACTTCGGCCAGGTCTCGAACCTCGACGCGGCCGCGATGCGGCTGCTGTCCGCCGAGCGCGGCGGCGACCCGGACCGCCCGGGCAAGAAGAACCCGCTCGACCCGATGCTGTGGATGAGCGCCCGCGAGGGCGAGCCGAGCTGGGACGGCGGCTCGCTCGGCCGCGGCCGGCCCGGCTGGCACATCGAGTGCGTGGCCATCGCCCTCGACCACCTCGGCATGGGCTTCGACGTCCAGGGCGGCGGCTCCGACCTGGCCTTCCCGCACCACGAGATGGGCGCCTCGCACGCCCAGGTGCTCACCGGCGAGTTCCCGATGGCCAAGGCCTACGTCCACGCCGGCATGGTCGCCCTGGACGGCGAGAAGATGTCCAAGTCGAAGGGCAACCTCGTCTTCGTCTCCCGGCTGCGCCACGACGGCGTCGACCCGGCCGCGATCCGGCTGACCCTGCTCGCCCACCACTACCGCGCCGACTGGGAGTGGACCGACCAGGTCCTGCGTGACGCGGTGGACCGGCTCGGGCGCTGGCGCGCGGCCGTCTCGCGGCCCGACGGCCCGTCCGCGGACGCGCTCGTGGAGGAGATCCGCGAGGCGCTGGCCCACGACCTGGACGCGCCGGCCGCGCTGGCCGCGGTGGACCGCTGGGCGGCCCGCCAGGAGGCCGAGGGCGGCACCGACCCGGGCGCGCCCGGTGTCGTGACCCGCGCCGTGGACGCGCTGCTGGGCGTGGCCCTGTAG
- a CDS encoding SCO1664 family protein, whose protein sequence is MPAPERIPPGSVTADPHTAELLARGELSVRGRIREASNAALFCTVALDGREATCVYKPVAGERPLWDFPDGTLAGREVAAYEVSEATGWGLVPPTVLRDGPYGEGMCQLWIEVGADAELLALVDGEEPEPGWKAIGFADVGEGRTALLVHADDERLRRLAVLDAVINNADRKGGHLLPTPDGRLYGIDHGVTFNVEDKLRTLLWGWAGEPLTAEAVEVLGGLRARLAGDGDLAARLAGLITPAELDATRARVDALLASGRHPEPGGEWPAIPWPPV, encoded by the coding sequence ATGCCCGCGCCAGAACGGATACCGCCGGGGAGCGTGACGGCCGACCCGCACACCGCGGAGCTGCTGGCCCGCGGTGAGCTGTCCGTGCGCGGCCGGATCCGCGAGGCGTCCAACGCGGCGCTGTTCTGCACCGTGGCCCTCGACGGCCGCGAGGCCACCTGCGTGTACAAGCCCGTCGCCGGGGAGCGCCCGCTGTGGGACTTCCCCGACGGCACCCTGGCCGGCCGCGAGGTGGCCGCCTACGAGGTCTCCGAGGCCACCGGCTGGGGGCTGGTCCCCCCGACGGTGCTGCGCGACGGGCCGTACGGCGAGGGCATGTGCCAGCTCTGGATCGAGGTGGGCGCCGACGCCGAGCTGCTCGCCCTGGTCGACGGCGAGGAGCCGGAACCCGGCTGGAAGGCGATCGGGTTCGCCGACGTCGGCGAGGGCCGCACCGCGCTGCTGGTGCACGCCGACGACGAGCGGCTGCGCCGCCTCGCCGTCCTCGACGCGGTGATCAACAACGCCGACCGCAAGGGCGGCCACCTGCTGCCCACCCCGGACGGCCGGCTCTACGGCATCGACCACGGGGTCACCTTCAACGTCGAGGACAAGCTGCGCACGCTGCTGTGGGGCTGGGCCGGGGAGCCGCTCACCGCGGAGGCCGTCGAGGTGCTCGGCGGGCTGCGCGCGAGGCTCGCCGGGGACGGCGACCTGGCCGCGCGGCTGGCCGGCCTGATCACGCCGGCCGAGCTCGACGCCACGCGCGCGCGGGTCGACGCGCTGCTGGCCTCCGGACGGCACCCGGAGCCGGGCGGGGAGTGGCCCGCGATCCCGTGGCCGCCCGTCTGA
- a CDS encoding DUF3090 domain-containing protein, which produces MSRQVFLYDPPDRFVAGTVGLPGRRTFFLQATAGARVTSVALEKTQVAALAERMDELLDEVVRRSGGSAAVPAVAPSEIADTGPLEVPIEEEFRVGTMALAWDGDEQRMIVEAQALVELDADTEEDLAEAEERLLQDEENGPPMLRVRLTGAQARSFAKRALDVVNAGRPPCPLCSLPLDPEGHVCPRQNGYRRGA; this is translated from the coding sequence GTGTCCCGTCAGGTGTTCCTCTACGATCCGCCGGACCGCTTCGTGGCCGGCACGGTCGGACTGCCCGGACGCCGTACGTTCTTCCTCCAGGCCACCGCAGGCGCCCGGGTGACCAGCGTGGCCCTGGAGAAGACCCAGGTCGCCGCGCTCGCCGAGCGCATGGACGAACTGCTGGACGAGGTCGTGCGGCGCAGCGGCGGCAGCGCGGCCGTCCCCGCCGTGGCGCCCTCGGAGATCGCCGACACCGGCCCCCTCGAGGTCCCCATCGAGGAGGAGTTCCGCGTCGGCACCATGGCCCTCGCCTGGGACGGCGACGAGCAGCGCATGATCGTCGAGGCCCAGGCCCTGGTGGAACTGGACGCCGACACCGAGGAGGACCTCGCCGAGGCCGAGGAGCGGCTGCTCCAGGACGAGGAGAACGGGCCCCCGATGCTGCGGGTCCGGCTGACCGGGGCGCAGGCACGATCCTTCGCCAAGCGGGCCCTCGACGTCGTCAACGCCGGGCGGCCGCCGTGCCCGCTGTGCAGCCTCCCGCTCGATCCGGAAGGACACGTATGCCCGCGCCAGAACGGATACCGCCGGGGAGCGTGA
- a CDS encoding histidine phosphatase family protein: MPTLILVRHGRSTANTSGVLAGWTPGVALDDRGAAQAAALPGRLAGLPLSEVVASPLQRCQETVRPLLDARPGLRSHTDERIGECHYGDWSGRKLAELADEPLMEVVQAHPTAAAFPGGESMRAMQTRAAEAVREWNARVERDHGADAVYLMCSHGDIIKSLVADALGLHLDLFQRISVEPCSITAIRYTRLRPFLVRLGDTGDFASLAPREEHGEEDAPVGGGAGAP, encoded by the coding sequence ATGCCCACGCTGATCCTCGTCAGGCACGGACGGTCAACCGCCAACACCTCGGGCGTGCTCGCCGGCTGGACCCCCGGCGTCGCCCTCGACGACCGCGGGGCCGCCCAGGCCGCCGCGCTGCCCGGCCGCCTCGCCGGGCTGCCGCTCTCCGAGGTCGTCGCCAGCCCCCTGCAGCGCTGCCAGGAAACCGTACGGCCGCTGCTCGACGCCCGCCCCGGACTGCGCTCCCACACCGACGAACGGATCGGGGAGTGCCACTACGGCGACTGGTCCGGCCGCAAACTCGCCGAACTCGCCGACGAGCCGCTCATGGAGGTCGTCCAGGCGCACCCGACCGCCGCCGCCTTCCCGGGCGGCGAGTCCATGCGGGCCATGCAGACCCGCGCCGCCGAGGCCGTACGCGAGTGGAACGCGCGCGTGGAGCGCGACCACGGCGCCGACGCCGTCTACCTCATGTGCTCGCACGGCGACATCATCAAGTCCCTCGTCGCCGACGCCCTCGGACTGCATCTCGACCTCTTCCAGCGGATCTCCGTGGAACCGTGTTCCATCACAGCGATCCGTTACACCCGTCTGCGGCCGTTCCTCGTTCGCCTCGGCGACACCGGCGATTTCGCATCTCTCGCCCCGCGCGAGGAACACGGCGAGGAAGACGCACCGGTCGGGGGTGGTGCGGGCGCACCGTGA